In the genome of Zobellia nedashkovskayae, the window ATTGAATTGTATTTGTATCAACTAAAATTTGAGCTTCTCTTTTGTCGTCACCGTTTAAAGTAAACACGACGTTGTTGGTTTGTATACTTTCTATATGTCTTCCGTACAGGCCGTAGGCGGGTAGTATCTTAAAGAAACTGAATTCTGGGTATCTATCTACATCTTCCACAACTTTGGCCATGGTATCTTCTTCTGAGCCTCCTCCGGGGAGTTCCAATTCAATATTTTCTAAAGTTATTTTACCAACTTTATGGTCTGGAATTCCCGTAATTAATATGCCCGATGGTGGTTTTACCCTTGAGCTATCCAAAACCCGGGCGTTACCTTTAACATTTCTGATGACTACATTGGTAATAGAACCTACTTTTTGTTTTTTGGCATTACGGTAGGTGCGTAGGCGCTCTCCAAGACGAATGAAAATAGGCATATCTACTCTGTCCATATGGATCCCGTCTATAGTCACATCGTGAATGTTGGCACCATCTACACTTAAGATTTTTATTCCGCCACCTTTGGTATCATAAATCTGGCAGTTTTTAATGTCTATGTTGTACATATCTCCCATAGACTCGGTTCCGAACTTAATAGAACCCCAATCACTTCTGAGCTTGCAATCGCTAACTTGTATGTTATAGGTAGGTTTTGGACTCGTAGTTTTAATGCAAATAGCATCATCGCCCGTGTTAATATCGCAATTTTTAATAACAGCGTCGTAACTGGAGTCCAAATCTATGCCATCGTTATTCTTATGGGCGTGGCTGTAAATGGAAACGTTGTCCACCAAAATATCATTGGATTGATAGAAATGGCAAGTCCATGCAGCTGGTTGGCGTAAATGAACATCTTGTACTTTGATTTGAGAAGAATTTACAAACCGTAAAAGAAAAGGCCTATTTGAGCCAAAACCTTCGGTTTCGGTAATGTTCAGCTCCTTAATTTTCGCCTTTATATTTTTGGATAGAAAAGCTTCTCCGTTTCCATCAATAGTTCCCTTACCGGTTATGGCAATATTTGTGGCATTTTTTGCACCAATAAGGCAATTGCCACGTTGTTGCCCAGTAGCATCTTCAAACGTATCTATACTCTGGTAATCTAATGGATTTGAACTTCCGATCAATTTTGCATCTTTAGCTATATGTAGGGTTACATTGTCTTTTAGGAGAAGTGTACCTGAAATGTAATCGCCGTCTTTAATAGTAACAGTGCCACCACCAGCAAGATTACAGGCATCAATAGCTTGTTGAATGCTTTTGGTATTTATTGTCTTACCATCGCCTATGGCACCATGATCGACAACGTTGTAACTGTCTGACTTTGAATTACAGCTTACCAATAGAATAAAGGTAATTAGGAGGCTTGCATAATGTAGTTTGGTTCTCATTTTAGTTGCTCTGGATTTGGTTCTTTGAGATATTTTTTTTGTTTAGGAAAACTCTATTTATTTCGCTATTTGTAACGTTTTTTAGAACAATTGGGGCTCTTTTGTCTTCTCTTATAGTCTTAATGCTGAAATTTTCAACCACCAACCCATCTATATGCCGAGCATAAAGTCCAGAAGCGGGTAGGGTACCCACTAAACTGAATTCTGGCCACCAACCATTGAGTACTTCTTGGGTGTATTCTTTGATGTCCGTTTTTTGCGCATCTGCAGCAGTACCTCCACCAGAAACTACAAATTGAACATCCTTAATAGTGATATCTTCAATTTGATGCTCTGGAAAACCGGTTAAAAAGAAAGCAGAGTTTTTATCAAGGTTGGAATTATCTACCACAATATTGCTAAAGCTAAAGTTGTGCATGCTTTTTAGCGGCTCAAATTGGCCCTCAGGGGTATCAACGGATGCAATTTGTTGGGCGAACGTCATAAAAATAGGTCTTGGCACATTTTCCATAACCAAATTACTGAAGACCATATTTTTCATTTCGCCTCCTTCGCATTGTTGAATCTTAAGTCCCGAATCCTGAATATCCTTAAAAGTACAGTTGGTAACGGTAACCGATTCTATATTTCCGCGAGATAGTAGTCCTATGCGCATTCCGCCCCATTTTGTGCTAAAATGGCAATTGCTTACCGTGATGTTTTTACAAGGTTTATCCGGTCTTGAGGCTTGCAGGCAAATACTATCATCACTATTATCAAAATTACTATTGTTCACGCGCACGTTTGTACATCCATCAAAATCCAGCCCGTCTCCGTTATTGTTTACGCGACTTATGATGTTGATTCCGCTCACCGAAATATTATCACAGTAGAGCCAAGCTGAGGTCCATGCCGCAGGATTGATTAAGGTAATATCATTTAAATGAATGTCTTTTACGTTTACAAACCGAATCATCATAGGTCTGCCTCCTTTTTTCTTGGTGAAGTTTTCTTTGTGTCCATTCCCGTCAATAGTTCCATACCCTTCAATGGCGATGGAACGTGCGTCTTTGGCAAAAATCAAGCAACGGTCCATGTGAGGTTCGTTCTTGTACATATTCTTATGGGTGTCCGTGGCATAATCCTCATAATTAGGACTCCCAAGAAGCGTTGCTCCATTCTCAATATGAAGGGTAACAAAATCCTTAAGATAGATAGTGCCGATTACAACCGTTTTTCCTGAGGGAATAATCACCTTTCCTCCGCCGTTTTTTGTACAGGCATCAATGGCTTTCTGAACCGCTTTGGTGTCTATGGTGGTGCCATCGGCCTTTGCGCCGTAATCTAACACGTTAAAGTCTGTGGCATATGACTGTAAATGAAAAAGTAAGCCGATTATAAAAGGGATTAGGATTTTGATTTTCATTTAAGTTTTTATTTTGAACTAATGGTTATTGTATTGGTTTTTAATCCGTTAGAAGTAGCAGAAATTGTGATGTTTCCGGCAGCCTCGGTAGATTTCACTACGAGTAAACATTTTCCGTTAAATGCTTTGATATTAGTATCTTGAAACGACTCTAAAGAAGCTGGGTTTCCATTACCTACAGCGGCAAGACTTCCTGCTCCTTCTATGGTGAATTGTACTTGGTTATCAGCATTAGGAATAAGGTTTCCATCCGCATCTGTTATATCAACTTCAATAAAAGAAAGGTCTTTTCCGTCTGCGGTAATTTCCGTACGGTCTGCTGTTAAGCGTATTTTTGATGCTTTTTTAGCTGTTTTAATAACTTTTTCAGCAACAGCTTTTCCGTCTTTATAACCAATTACTTTTAAGCTTCCCGGTTGGTAAGGAACATTCCAACTCAACCTGTATTTTGAAGTATACATTCCTTTTTCAAATCCACGGAATTCCGCTGGAATATCGGTAGTATCAACTCCTTTTACCTTTTTGCCCAAAGATTTCCCGTTTACGATCAATTCTACTTCATCACAATTGGTATAGGCATAAACTGGAATTTCTTCACCTTCTTTTCCTTCCCAATTCCAGTGTGGCAGTACGTGAACCATAGGTTCTGTAGTCCATTGGCTTTGGTAGAGGTAGTATCTGTCTTTTGGAAATCCACATAAATCTACAGGAGCAAAATAAGAGGCGTGTACTGGCCAGTCAGCATTCCAATATCCATCTGTAGAATTATCGCGACCACCGTAAGGCGTGGGTTCACCAAGATAATCGAAGCCCGTCCACATGAATTCACCTAAAAATGTAGGGTTTTCTGCCTGCACATCAAACTCAACATCAGGAGGATATGCCCATGGAGGACCAACAGTTACGTCATAACTAGAAACTTCCAACGTTTCCTTCTTATGGTCATGCGTAATAGGTAGGGCATAGGTACCTCGGCTACTAGTCTGCGATGAGGTTTCAGAACCGTAAACAATTATATCAGGGTTTTCTCTTATCACTTCCCCGTAATCAAAAGGCTTATAGTTTAAACCTACAATATCTATCTGATAGGCTAATTTGTTTTTGAATGCTCCCGGGTAATTATTGAAACCTGCGGTAGTTGGTCTGGTATGATCTTCATCATGGCAGATGTCATTCAGCATTTTGGCGACTTTCCAACCGTCTTTTTCGCGCTGCTCTATAATTTCGTTTCCGATACTCCACATGATTACGGAAGGATGGTTACGGTCTCTTTTTATCATATCCCTTAAATCGCGCTCATGCCATTCGTCAAAAAACTTGTTATACCCATTAATGACTTTTGGTATTTTCCATTCATCAAAAGCTTCGTCCAATACTACAATACCTAATTTATCACAGATTTGAAGCATTTCGGGCGATGGTGGGTTATGACTTGTACGCAAGGCATTCACGCCCATACTTTGCATAATTTGTATTTGGCGTTCAGTAGCCCTATAATTTACAGCCCCTCCTAAAGGACCGAGGTCGTGGTGCATACATACACCCTTGAATTCAACTGGTTCTTCATTCAATAGAAATCCTTCTTTGGCATCAAAAGAAATACTACGAATACCCAGTGTGCTTTTAAACTCATCTATAACTATGTTCCCTTTTTTCACTTGGGTGACAACATCATATAAATATGGATTCTCAACTCCCCATCGTTTGGGATTGTTAACTATGATTTCATCTATAATAACTTTCTCCGAAGATTTTTCTAGTCCGATTTTTTGACTGCTGGAGGCTATTACGTTATTGAGTCCGTCAATTATTTTGGTTTCTAGCGTTACCGAAGCTTTCTTTTCATCGGCATTCTTTACCGTAGTCTCAATTTTTACCGTAGCCTTTTCATTGCTTACCTCGGGTGTAGTAATGTAAGTTCCCCAAAACGGAATGTGGACCGGATTATTTATTTTTAGATAGGTATTTCTATAGATGCCAGCACCTGAATACCAACGGGAGGCCAAATCTTCTGGGGCAACCCTAACAGCAATGACATTGTCCTCTCCAAATTTAATATATGGTGTTAAATCCAGTTCAAAACCCATATAACCAAAAGGACGTTCGCCAATATACGCTCCATTTATGTAAACACGGCTATTATTCATTACACCATCAAATAAAACAGCTATTTGCTGAGCTGCATATTTCTTGTCTATGGTAAAATGTTTACGGTACCAAGCAGTTCCGTGTACCGGTAAACCACCTGTACGAGCATTGTATTTTTTATCAAAAGGACCTTCAATGGCCCAATCGTGCGGTAAATTAAGCTTGCGCCAAGCACCATCTTTAAAAGTGGACTTTTCAGCTCCAGAAGGATCACCCTTTTGAAAGAGCCAACCGCTATTAAAGGATACATCACCATTTGTAGCTTCAGAATTCAGTTGTGCAAAAGAAAAACTGAATTGTAGTAAAAGGATAAATAGAAAGCTTTTTCTCAACATCATATTTGCGTTAATAATTATAGTGGTGAAAGTCTAAAATAATTCTCTGGCAAAAGACCACGAACAGCTGAAAGAATAGAACAGATGGTTTTTTTTAGAGAAGCTTGGATAAGTTAATCTAAAATTTAGGGTGTCACAGAGTAAACATTGAGATTTATGAGAGATTAAGGTTTGTCAATGTATTGTCTAGTTTTTAGGTTTGTCATAAACGAATAGCAGCATGAAGGTTGCTTGAAAAATCATGAGTAAATGTCCATTTGTTATAATCTTTAGCACATTCGTGGCTCGCAGATGAATCATAAAATTAGAATTTAGCAACTTCTAATAGGGCGAAATAAACAGGTATCGTCAATAACAACCACACTATGAATTTTAAACATTTAGCGGCACTCTCAGTCGCCATTATCTGTATAGCTTCTTGCGGTAGCTCGGATAAAAAAAATCAAAAAGACACGGCTCAATTGAAAGCTGCGGACACCACTAAGGTGTTTGAGGCCAATTGGGAATCTATCAAGAAAAACTATAAAGACCCTAAATGGTTTACTGATGATAAGTTCGGAATTTTTATTCACTGGGGCGCCTATTCGGTTCCTGCTTTTGGTTCGGAATGGTATCCTAGAAAGATGTATATGGATACGGCTACTTTTTCTGCGACACTAAAAAAAGGTAAGAAAGGACCTAATGCAACCTATACACACCATAAAAAGACGTGGGGAGACCAAAAGGAATTTGGTTACAAAGATTTTATACCCATGTTCAAGGCCGAAAAATTTGATGCTAAGGAATGGATCGACCTATTTAAAAAATCTGGAGCTAAATATGTAGTTCCTGTAGCGGATCACCATGATGGTTTTGCGATGTATAAGTCTAATACCACACGATGGAATTCATTTGATATGGGACCAAAAAGAGATGTATTGGGCGAACTTTTTAAGGAAGGTAAGGCTCAGGGCCTAAAAATGGGAGCTTCTTCTCACTTTGCCTTTAACTGGTCTTTTTATAACAAAAAAGACAAGTTTGATACGGTTGACCCAGAGTATGCCGATTTATATTCCAGTAAAGGAAAAGATTTAAATGAGCCGGTTTCCGAAGAATTCAAAGAACGTTGGTGGAAAAGGACAATTGATTTGGTGGACACTTACCAACCAGATATTCTCTATTTTGATTTTTATGTAGATATTGAGGATTTTACGGACTTAAGACCAAAATTAGCAGCATACTATTATAATAAGGGCCGCGAGTGGGGTAAAGAAGTTTTAATTAATGATAAGAATTTTGGTCATGAGGCATTTCCTGAAGGAACTGTAATCTATGATTTAGAAAGAGGAAAACTTCCGGGTATTAGAAAATTACCTTGGCAGACCGATACTTCAATTGGTAAAAACTCTTGGTCTCACGTTACCAATTGGGATTCAAAAACGCCCAATCAGTTAATAGATGATTTGGTAGATATCGTTTCTAAAAACGGAAATCTATTATTAAATGTAGGTCCTAAAGCCGATGGAACTATTCCTGATGACCAAAAAGAGATTCTGTTGCAAATAGGAGATTGGCTTGCTACAAATGGAGATGCCATCTACGATACAAGATATTGGAAAACTTTTGGAGAAGGTCCAACAGAGGTTAAAAAAGGACATCATTCCGAAGGAAAAAACAAGGATTTTACAGGACAAGATATCAGGTTTACTCAAAAAGGGGATAAGCTATATGCCATTATGTTGGCTTGGCCAGAAAATGGTAAGATTGATATTGAGTCCTTGGGAAGCGCCAATGCATTTGCGGAAGGTGTAGACATCAAAGGAGTTAAATTATTGGGTAGTGATGCTAAAATTGATTTTGAGCAGACAGAAGAAGCACTATCGATTAAGAAATTAGGTGAAAAATCGGGCGAGTACGCCCATGTGTTAGAGATTTCAATTTAATGTAAAGCTCTATATAAAATTGTTTTTTTGTGTTAGTTTTAAGTGCATCAATCGTTCATAGTTGGTGCACTTTTTTTATGTTCATGCCTAAGATTAGGGTATGTTTGGGGACTTTTTTCCTTGAATTTTAAGCAAAGAAACAGCCCTGTTCATATGAATATGAACAGGGCTGTTTTAGTAGGTGTACTCAGTAAAGGTATTTTATTTCTTTGCTCTGTAGTTTTTGAGTACGCTGCTAATATCTAGAG includes:
- the galB gene encoding beta-galactosidase GalB — its product is MMLRKSFLFILLLQFSFSFAQLNSEATNGDVSFNSGWLFQKGDPSGAEKSTFKDGAWRKLNLPHDWAIEGPFDKKYNARTGGLPVHGTAWYRKHFTIDKKYAAQQIAVLFDGVMNNSRVYINGAYIGERPFGYMGFELDLTPYIKFGEDNVIAVRVAPEDLASRWYSGAGIYRNTYLKINNPVHIPFWGTYITTPEVSNEKATVKIETTVKNADEKKASVTLETKIIDGLNNVIASSSQKIGLEKSSEKVIIDEIIVNNPKRWGVENPYLYDVVTQVKKGNIVIDEFKSTLGIRSISFDAKEGFLLNEEPVEFKGVCMHHDLGPLGGAVNYRATERQIQIMQSMGVNALRTSHNPPSPEMLQICDKLGIVVLDEAFDEWKIPKVINGYNKFFDEWHERDLRDMIKRDRNHPSVIMWSIGNEIIEQREKDGWKVAKMLNDICHDEDHTRPTTAGFNNYPGAFKNKLAYQIDIVGLNYKPFDYGEVIRENPDIIVYGSETSSQTSSRGTYALPITHDHKKETLEVSSYDVTVGPPWAYPPDVEFDVQAENPTFLGEFMWTGFDYLGEPTPYGGRDNSTDGYWNADWPVHASYFAPVDLCGFPKDRYYLYQSQWTTEPMVHVLPHWNWEGKEGEEIPVYAYTNCDEVELIVNGKSLGKKVKGVDTTDIPAEFRGFEKGMYTSKYRLSWNVPYQPGSLKVIGYKDGKAVAEKVIKTAKKASKIRLTADRTEITADGKDLSFIEVDITDADGNLIPNADNQVQFTIEGAGSLAAVGNGNPASLESFQDTNIKAFNGKCLLVVKSTEAAGNITISATSNGLKTNTITISSK
- a CDS encoding glycoside hydrolase family 28 protein, whose amino-acid sequence is MRTKLHYASLLITFILLVSCNSKSDSYNVVDHGAIGDGKTINTKSIQQAIDACNLAGGGTVTIKDGDYISGTLLLKDNVTLHIAKDAKLIGSSNPLDYQSIDTFEDATGQQRGNCLIGAKNATNIAITGKGTIDGNGEAFLSKNIKAKIKELNITETEGFGSNRPFLLRFVNSSQIKVQDVHLRQPAAWTCHFYQSNDILVDNVSIYSHAHKNNDGIDLDSSYDAVIKNCDINTGDDAICIKTTSPKPTYNIQVSDCKLRSDWGSIKFGTESMGDMYNIDIKNCQIYDTKGGGIKILSVDGANIHDVTIDGIHMDRVDMPIFIRLGERLRTYRNAKKQKVGSITNVVIRNVKGNARVLDSSRVKPPSGILITGIPDHKVGKITLENIELELPGGGSEEDTMAKVVEDVDRYPEFSFFKILPAYGLYGRHIESIQTNNVVFTLNGDDKREAQILVDTNTIQSE
- a CDS encoding glycoside hydrolase family 28 protein; the encoded protein is MKIKILIPFIIGLLFHLQSYATDFNVLDYGAKADGTTIDTKAVQKAIDACTKNGGGKVIIPSGKTVVIGTIYLKDFVTLHIENGATLLGSPNYEDYATDTHKNMYKNEPHMDRCLIFAKDARSIAIEGYGTIDGNGHKENFTKKKGGRPMMIRFVNVKDIHLNDITLINPAAWTSAWLYCDNISVSGINIISRVNNNGDGLDFDGCTNVRVNNSNFDNSDDSICLQASRPDKPCKNITVSNCHFSTKWGGMRIGLLSRGNIESVTVTNCTFKDIQDSGLKIQQCEGGEMKNMVFSNLVMENVPRPIFMTFAQQIASVDTPEGQFEPLKSMHNFSFSNIVVDNSNLDKNSAFFLTGFPEHQIEDITIKDVQFVVSGGGTAADAQKTDIKEYTQEVLNGWWPEFSLVGTLPASGLYARHIDGLVVENFSIKTIREDKRAPIVLKNVTNSEINRVFLNKKNISKNQIQSN
- a CDS encoding alpha-L-fucosidase, with the translated sequence MNFKHLAALSVAIICIASCGSSDKKNQKDTAQLKAADTTKVFEANWESIKKNYKDPKWFTDDKFGIFIHWGAYSVPAFGSEWYPRKMYMDTATFSATLKKGKKGPNATYTHHKKTWGDQKEFGYKDFIPMFKAEKFDAKEWIDLFKKSGAKYVVPVADHHDGFAMYKSNTTRWNSFDMGPKRDVLGELFKEGKAQGLKMGASSHFAFNWSFYNKKDKFDTVDPEYADLYSSKGKDLNEPVSEEFKERWWKRTIDLVDTYQPDILYFDFYVDIEDFTDLRPKLAAYYYNKGREWGKEVLINDKNFGHEAFPEGTVIYDLERGKLPGIRKLPWQTDTSIGKNSWSHVTNWDSKTPNQLIDDLVDIVSKNGNLLLNVGPKADGTIPDDQKEILLQIGDWLATNGDAIYDTRYWKTFGEGPTEVKKGHHSEGKNKDFTGQDIRFTQKGDKLYAIMLAWPENGKIDIESLGSANAFAEGVDIKGVKLLGSDAKIDFEQTEEALSIKKLGEKSGEYAHVLEISI